One window of the Populus trichocarpa isolate Nisqually-1 chromosome 9, P.trichocarpa_v4.1, whole genome shotgun sequence genome contains the following:
- the LOC7469668 gene encoding uncharacterized protein LOC7469668, whose amino-acid sequence MEMEEESQCSKINGEEDFYEKIEAPKFVDLNAPDQYHPGDDRYWFCLRVGCDQKHEEEMDSEAIYKNFVLRVMAARSPNIRLRKALYRKDSGANIKCPRTAPAKSSKPRVSRLALISSISKKMVDQKVKVKPLAKRNATPNVREKQSSVASKALTTPRNKKRLSNPDAFRSVRNPKAMDIANSRVVAKALFRSPNKSVSTKTLIELDTTVNKICAGVKKFEVTDGKKHANTPLPPNALRKQPRGREVKSRVYDGPLSRNCKGKNLKQYHGPMPQKGAGNNFSDMEIQEKSRNVSRGVCSTAKCDEGNNPHEPSLVENKAEALSDANENTQSNYEERGSGENDVPKLLASSEEGNETSERHGEEDEMNSSLDKGTDGIMESNDRKHILISDDKENDSEAMESDNKENASASDDNRDMDLNTGHLKRQTLGKHESVKSTQMIAKAMRKPSKENFVTDATGVQGLKHGKPKPTNPKPFRLRTDERGILKEATLEKKLHAAPLKEITVKRFPGGSLQKKQKALLRNDKSLEQTELANDAQKACEKERNTTQKEQHQNQASILKNSKERVRRKLSSAPQRHTVSSQQKLVSPLKKYSHCKTTAQDLGNTLKRAKSPFVRNVVRPQETSSTTKETLRVTLPGQLGVIKEESPEILLRPKEVAKPSKSSASPETKASAVPRQSLQGRRSTTIPKEPNFHTIHTPKSCTRRVA is encoded by the exons atggaaatggaagaagAATCTCAGTGTTCGAAAATCAACGGCGAAGAAGACTTCTACGAGAAGATCGAGGCGCCGAAGTTCGTGGACCTTAACGCTCCTGATCAGTACCATCCTGGCGATGACCGATATTGGTTCTGCTTGCGTGTTG GATGTGATCAAAAGCATGAAGAAGAAATGGATTCTGAAGCAATCTACAAAAATTTTGTTCTTCGG GTTATGGCTGCAAGGAGTCCCAACATACGGCTTCGGAAAGCATTGTACAGAAAGGATTCAGG TGCCAATATTAAATGTCCCCGGACAGCTCCAgcaaaatcttcaaaacctCGAGTATCAAGATTGGCCCTGATTTCctcaatatctaaaaaaatggtCGATCAAAAAGTGAAAGTCAAACCTCTTGCTAAGCGAAATGCAACTCCAAATGTGAGGGAAAAGCAGTCTTCTGTTGCATCCAAGGCTCTGACTACTCCAAGGAACAAAAAGCGACTGTCAAATCCTGATGCATTTCGGAGTGTTAGGAACCCAAAGGCAATGGACATTGCAAATAGTAGAGTGGTAGCAAAGGCGTTATTTCGTTCACCTAATAAGTCAGTGAGCACAAAAACTTTAATAGAATTGGATACAACTGTCAACAAAATATGTGCAGGTGTGAAGAAGTTTGAGGTCACTGATGGAAAGAAGCATGCTAATACACCATTGCCTCCAAATGCTCTAAGAAAACAACCGCGAGGACGAGAGGTTAAAAGCAGAGTTTATGATGGGCCGCTTTCCCGAAATTGTAagggaaaaaatttaaagcagTATCATGGTCCTATGCCTCAAAAAGGGGCTGGAAATAATTTCAGTGACATGGAGATTCAGGAGAAATCAAGAAATGTTTCTCGGGGAGTCTGCTCTACTGCTAAATGTGATGAAGGAAATAATCCACATGAACCATCACTGGTTGAGAATAAAGCTGAAGCTTTGTCAGATGCCAACGAAAATACCCAGTCAAATTATGAAGAGAGGGGGTCGGGAGAAAATGACGTTCCCAAACTTCTGGCTTCAAGTGAAGAGGGCAATGAGACCAGTGAAAGACATGGTGAAGAAGATGAAATGAACTCGAGTTTGGATAAGGGCACTGATGGAATCATGGAAAGTAATGatagaaaacatattttgataTCAGATGACAAGGAAAATGACAGTGAAGCCATGGAGAGCGACAATAAGGAAAATGCTTCAGCCTCTGACGATAACAG AGACATGGATCTTAATACCGGCCACTTGAAAAGACAAACCCTTGGCAAGCATGAGAGTGTGAAGAGCACACAAATG ATAGCCAAAGCAATGAGGAAGCCATCTAAAGAGAACTTCGTTACTGACGCTACTGGTGTTCAAGGACTGAAACATGGAAAACCTAAGCCTACAAATCCCAAGCCTTTTCGGCTTAGAACTGAT gaAAGAGGGATTCTTAAGGAAGCAACCTTGGAGAAGAAGCTTCACGCTGCTCCTCTGAAAGAAATCACAGTTAAGAGGTTCCCAGGAGGAAGTTTACAGAAAAAACAGAAGGCATTGCTA AGAAATGACAAGAGCCTTGAACAAACTGAATTAGCTAATGATGCTCAGAAAGCatgtgaaaaggaaagaaacacgACACAGAAGGAACAACAT CAAAATCAGGCTTCCATCTTGAAGAACTCCAAAGAAAGAGTGAGACGAAAATTATCTTCAGCTCCACAGAGACATACAGTTTCGTCCCAACAGAAGCTTGTGTCTCCACTGAAGAAATATAGTCATTGTAAGACAACAGCTCAAGATTTGGGGAATACCTTGAAAAGGGCCAAATCACCATTTGTGAGAAATGTCGTGAGACCACAAGA GACCTCATCGACTACAAAAGAAACACTCCGCGTTACGTTACCTGGTCAACTAGGTGTGATAAAGGAAGAATCACCAGAAATCTTGTTGAGACCCAAAGAAGTTGCAAAGCCTAGCAAAAGCAGTGCTTCCCCAGAAACCAAAGCTTCTGCTGTCCCCAGGCAATCACTACAGGGGAGGAGGTCCACAACTATTCCAAAGGAACCGAATTTCCATACCATCCACACGCCAAAGAGCTGCACACGAAGAGTGGCTTAA
- the LOC7478766 gene encoding uncharacterized protein LOC7478766, translated as MENHTFVVGQEFPDVKAFRNAIKEAAIAQHFELRIIKSDLIRYFAKCASEGCPWRIRAVKLPNVPTFTVRSLEGTHTCGRNAQNGHHQASVDWIVSFIEERLRNNTNYKPKDILHDIHQQYGITIPYKQAWRAKERGLAAIYGSSEEGYCLLPSYCEQIKRTNPGSVAEVFTTGADNRFHRLFISFFGSINGFLNGCLPIVGLGGIQLKSKYLGTLLSATSFDADGGLFPLAFGVVDVENDESWMWFLSELQKALEMNTENMPRLTFLCDGQKGIVDAVRRKFPSSSHAFCLRHLSESIGKEFKNSRLVHLLWKAAYATTTIHFKEKMLEISEVSSAAAKWLQQFPPSRWALVYFEGTRYGHLSSNIDEFNRWILEARELPIIQVIERIHSKLMAEFQDRQMKSNSWFSVLAPSAEKRMIEAINHASAYQVLRSDEVEFEVLSADRSDIVNIGTHSCSCRGWQLYGIPCSHAVAALVSCRKDVYAFTEKCFTVAGYREAYAETIHPIPERIEWRKMSEAPMDDDDDDDAQVVRPPKFRRPPGRPEKKRICVEDDLNREKHTVHCSRCNQTGHYKTTCKAETMNSIEQF; from the coding sequence ATGGAGAACCACACTTTTGTTGTTGGTCAAGAGTTTCCTGATGTCAAGGCTTTTCGGAATGCTATTAAAGAAGCAGCAATTGCACAACACTTTGAACTCCGTATCATCAAAAGTGACCTGATACGATACTTTGCAAAGTGTGCTTCAGAAGGTTGTCCGTGGCGTATTCGTGCAGTTAAGCTTCCTAATGTCCCGACCTTCACAGTAAGAAGCCTTGAAGGTACACATACTTGTGGTAGAAATGCACAAAATGGCCATCATCAGGCCTCTGTAGATTGGATTGTGAGCTTTATAGAAGAACGACTGCGGAATAATACCAATTACAAGCCAAAGGATATATTACATGACATCCACCAGCAGTATGGGATAACTATTCCATATAAGCAAGCCTGGCGTGCCAAAGAACGGGGTCTTGCAGCAATTTATGGCTCTTCTGAAGAAGGATACTGCCTGCTTCCTTCATACTGTGAGCAAATAAAGAGAACTAACCCTGGAAGTGTTGCAGAAGTGTTCACCACTGGTGCAGATAATCGGTTTCACAGgctcttcatttctttttttggatcCATAAATGGGTTCTTAAATGGGTGCCTGCCTATTGTTGGGCTTGGTGGAATCCAACTCAAGAGCAAATACCTTGGTACCTTGCTTTCAGCGACATCTTTTGATGCTGATGGCGGGCTATTTCCACTTGCATTTGGAGTTGTTGATGTGGAAAATGATGAGAGCTGGATGTGGTTCTTGTCAGAATTGCAGAAGGCATTGGAGATGAACACTGAAAATATGCCACGGCTCACGTTTTTGTGTGATGGACAAAAAGGCATTGTAGATGCAGTAAGAAGAAAATTCCCAAGTTCTTCTCATGCATTTTGCTTGCGCCACTTGAGTGAAAGCATTGGTAAAGAATTCAAGAACTCAAGGCTTGTCCATCTTTTGTGGAAAGCTGCATACGCTACCACCACCattcattttaaagaaaaaatgctTGAAATTTCAGAGGTTTCTTCTGCAGCTGCCAAGTGGTTGCAACAGTTTCCTCCCTCTCGCTGGGCTTTGGTTTATTTTGAAGGAACACGGTATGGCCATCTCTCTTCaaatattgatgaatttaaTAGATGGATTCTGGAAGCTCGGGAGCTGCCTATTATCCAGGTGATTGAGAGAATTCACAGTAAACTCATGGCTGAGTTTCAGGATCGGCAGATGAAGAGTAATTCATGGTTTTCTGTGCTTGCTCCCTCTGCCGAGAAACGTATGATTGAGGCCATTAATCATGCATCAGCATACCAGGTCCTTCGATCTGATGAAGTGGAATTTGAGGTTCTGTCAGCAGACCGCTCAGACATTGTGAATATTGGGACGCATAGTTGTTCCTGCCGTGGTTGGCAGCTTTATGGAATACCATGTTCACATGCTGTCGCAGCCCTTGTTTCATGTCGGAAAGATGTATATGCCTTTACAGAGAAGTGTTTTACCGTTGCTGGTTATCGCGAAGCATATGCAGAAACTATACATCCCATCCCTGAAAGAATTGAGTGGAGAAAGATGAGTGAGGCTCCtatggatgatgatgatgatgatgatgctcaaGTTGTCAGGCCACCCAAGTTTCGTCGGCCACCAGGACGCCCAGAAAAGAAACGAATATGCGTAGAGGACGACCTTAATCGTGAAAAACATACTGTGCATTGTAGTAGGTGTAACCAAACTGGTCATTATAAAACAACATGCAAGGCAGAGACTATGAACAGTATTGAACAGTTTTAG
- the LOC7469666 gene encoding LL-diaminopimelate aminotransferase, chloroplastic: MSPTQLLSTSISSSSSAFLAAPIAFKARNQNVSIASKTPSICTCAAAPQEQKTVYKTQVSRNANIAKLQAGYLFPEVARRRNAHMLKYPDAKVISLGIGDTTEPIPEVITSAIAKRAEALSTLEGYSGYGPEQGEKPLRTAIASTFYSGLGIEEDDIFVSDGAKCDISRLQMVFGANVTMAVQDPSYPAYVDSSVIMGQTGQFQKDVEKYGKIEYMRCTPENGFFPDLSKVSRTDIIFFCSPNNPTGSAATREQLTLLVQFAKDNGSIIVYDSAYAMYMSDDNPRSIFEIPGAKEVALETSSFSKYAGFTGVRLGWTVVPKQLLYSDGFPVVKDFNRVVCTSFNGASNICQAGGRACLSPEGLKAMSEVIGFYKENSNIIMDTFNSLGFNVYGGKNAPYVWVHFPGQSSWDVFSEILEKTHVVTTPGSGFGPGGEGFVRVSAFGHRENVLEACRRFKQLYN; the protein is encoded by the exons ttcttcttcttcctctgctttTTTAGCCGCACCTATTGCCTTCAAAGCTAG AAACCAGAATGTTTCGATCGCGTCGAAAACGCCTTCTATTTGCACGTGTGCTGCTGCTCCTCAAGAACAGAAAACCG TTTACAAAACACAAGTCTCCCGCAATGCAAATATTGCAAAGCTTCAAGCTGGTTACTTATTTCCAGAG GTTGCTCGAAGGAGGAATGCGCACATGCTGAAATACCCTGATGCAAAAGTGATAAGCCTTGGAATTGGTGACACTACAGAACCTATCCCAGAAGTTATAACTTCTGCAATAGCAAAG AGAGCAGAAGCACTGTCTACTTTGGAGGGTTACAGTGGTTATGGACCTGAACAAGGTGAAAAA CCTTTGAGAACTGCAATTgcttcaacattttattcagGTCTTGGGATCGAGGAGGATGATATATTTGTCTCTGATGGTGCCAAATGTGACATATCTCGCCTCCag ATGGTATTTGGGGCAAATGTAACCATGGCAGTGCAAGATCCATCATACCCG GCTTATGTTGATTCTAGTGTCATCATGGGCCAGACTGGACAGTTTCAGAAAGACGTTGAGAAGTACGGTAAGATTGAATACATGAGGTGCACTCCAGAGAATGGTTTTTTCCCTGATTTATCCAAAGTTTCTCGAACGGATATCATATTTTTCTGTTCACCGAACAATCCTACTGGTTCTGCTGCAACAAGGGAGCAACTGACCCTACTAGTACAATTTGCAAAGGACAATGGATCAATCATCGTCTATGATTCAGCATATGCCATGTATATGTCTGATGATAACCCACGATCCATATTTGAAATTCCGGGAGCCAAAGAG GTTGCTTTGGAGACATCATCTTTTAGTAAGTATGCTGGGTTTACTGGAGTTCGTCTGGGGTGGACTGTTGTTCCAAAACAGCTTCTATATTCTGATGGGTTCCCAGTTGTAAAGGATTTCAACCGTGTTGTTTGCACTAGCTTTAATGGGGCATCCAACATTTGCCAAGCTGGTGGTCGGGCTTGCCTTTCACCTGAAGGCCTTAAG GCAATGAGTGAGGTGATTGGATTCTATAAAGAAAACTCCAACATTATAATGGATACATTCAATTCGCTCGGTTTTAATGTATATGGAGGAAAGAATGCTCCCTATGTGTGGGTTCACTTCCCTGGCCAAAGCTCGTGGGATGTTTTCAGTGAAATTCTTGAGAAAACTCATGTAGTTACCACACCTGGGAGTGGTTTTGGACCTGGTGGGGAAGGTTTTGTCAGAGTCAGTGCTTTTGGCCACAGGGAAAATGTTTTAGAAGCCTGCAGAAGATTCAAGCAGCTTTACAATTGA